The following coding sequences lie in one Deltaproteobacteria bacterium genomic window:
- a CDS encoding ATP phosphoribosyltransferase, protein MDKNAITIAIPKGRLLPECMELFSGIGLTVKESLDGSRKLLFPSADGSVRFLIVRDKDLPTYVEYGAADMGIVGKDVLMEVGKDLLEPIDLGFGFCRIVLAKPAAAVMDPTGWGHIRVATGFPKITMDHFARKGEQVEIIPLYGSIELAPMVNLADRIVDLVSTGETLRQNNLVEVEEVMQVTARLVVNRASFKTRSDRIVPLIEAMRKVVSK, encoded by the coding sequence GTGGATAAGAATGCCATTACCATCGCCATTCCCAAAGGACGGCTACTGCCCGAATGCATGGAGCTCTTTTCGGGCATCGGCTTGACCGTTAAGGAGTCTCTGGACGGGTCCCGGAAGCTTCTTTTCCCGTCGGCAGATGGATCGGTGAGGTTTCTTATCGTTAGGGATAAGGACCTGCCGACCTACGTTGAGTATGGGGCCGCAGACATGGGAATTGTGGGAAAGGACGTACTTATGGAGGTCGGAAAGGATCTCCTGGAACCCATCGACCTCGGATTCGGCTTCTGCAGGATCGTGTTGGCCAAACCGGCCGCCGCCGTGATGGACCCAACAGGGTGGGGCCACATCCGGGTTGCCACGGGTTTTCCAAAGATCACCATGGATCATTTTGCAAGGAAAGGCGAGCAGGTGGAGATTATTCCGCTTTACGGTTCAATAGAATTGGCCCCAATGGTGAACCTTGCCGACCGGATCGTGGACCTCGTCTCCACCGGGGAGACGCTTCGGCAGAACAACCTGGTGGAGGTTGAGGAGGTGATGCAGGTTACAGCCCGGCTTGTGGTCAACAGGGCCAGCTTCAAGACGCGCTCGGATCGTATTGTGCCGTTGATCGAGGCGATGAGAAAAGTGGTGTCGAAATGA